Proteins encoded together in one Planctopirus ephydatiae window:
- a CDS encoding efflux RND transporter periplasmic adaptor subunit, protein MLLAAGGLTASYWWPHAQGWVRHTISAQKRVNVTDDHPHGEGAEATGHDHGDHDHAHDDANSLELSPQAMSNIGLTKESLKPIQLETFVRSITVPAIVVERPGRTRIQVSTPMAGVITHVHAVQGEAITPGTLLFELRITADELVATQTELFKTIGDLDVEQREIARLEEVTRSGAIPQRTMLERQYAKEKLEVLLAAQKEALRLQGLSDRQIQDIIEHRRLLRDLQIRVPSPDRHAENEIELTDNSISQVNFRESDHDSHPPGEPHLPRDVPAAGHADKTALILQEVLVSKGERVQAGETLAVLSDMSELYIEGRAFEQDAPLLATAAANHWKVTAVFEQAGKPAEQLPGLELLYAASDINVLSRSLSFYVRLPNELTRSVPSPNGLRFNEWKYRPGQRLQLRVPVEEWREQIVLPVDAIAQEGAEAFVFQQNGKHFERVPVHVVYRDQSYAVIKNDGSVFPGDVVALRGAHQLQMALKNKSGGGVDPHAGHSH, encoded by the coding sequence GTGCTTCTCGCTGCAGGAGGCCTGACAGCCAGCTATTGGTGGCCCCATGCTCAGGGCTGGGTTCGCCATACGATCTCAGCGCAGAAGAGGGTGAATGTTACGGATGACCATCCTCACGGTGAGGGTGCTGAAGCGACGGGCCATGATCATGGTGATCATGACCATGCGCATGATGATGCGAATTCGCTGGAGCTTTCACCGCAGGCGATGAGCAATATCGGGCTGACCAAAGAATCTTTGAAACCGATTCAGTTGGAGACGTTTGTCCGCTCAATCACAGTGCCGGCCATTGTGGTGGAACGCCCCGGTCGAACACGAATTCAAGTTTCGACACCGATGGCGGGTGTGATTACTCATGTCCACGCGGTTCAGGGTGAAGCGATCACTCCGGGAACGTTGCTGTTTGAGCTTCGAATTACAGCTGATGAACTGGTCGCGACCCAGACAGAACTCTTCAAAACCATTGGTGATCTCGATGTCGAACAGCGGGAAATCGCCCGTTTGGAAGAAGTGACCAGGTCGGGCGCGATCCCTCAGCGAACCATGCTGGAGCGGCAATACGCCAAAGAGAAGCTGGAAGTGCTGCTGGCTGCGCAGAAAGAGGCATTAAGGCTGCAAGGACTATCCGACCGTCAGATTCAGGACATTATCGAACACCGGCGACTCCTCAGAGACCTGCAGATCCGGGTGCCATCACCGGATCGGCATGCTGAAAATGAGATCGAACTGACGGACAACAGCATTTCCCAGGTTAATTTCCGTGAGAGTGATCACGATTCCCATCCACCAGGTGAACCGCATCTTCCCCGTGATGTGCCAGCGGCAGGGCATGCAGACAAAACGGCTCTTATTCTTCAGGAAGTTCTCGTCAGCAAAGGGGAGCGTGTTCAGGCGGGAGAAACTCTGGCTGTGCTATCCGATATGTCGGAACTGTATATCGAAGGCCGGGCCTTTGAGCAGGATGCTCCACTGCTTGCGACGGCGGCAGCCAATCATTGGAAAGTGACGGCTGTATTTGAGCAGGCCGGAAAGCCAGCCGAACAATTACCAGGGCTGGAATTGCTCTATGCGGCCAGTGATATCAACGTCCTGTCGCGAAGTCTTTCGTTTTATGTTCGCTTGCCGAATGAGTTAACCCGCTCTGTTCCCTCTCCGAACGGACTGCGTTTCAACGAGTGGAAATATCGCCCTGGACAACGCTTGCAGCTCCGGGTTCCCGTCGAGGAGTGGCGTGAGCAGATCGTGCTGCCGGTCGATGCGATTGCCCAGGAAGGCGCTGAAGCATTTGTCTTCCAGCAGAACGGGAAACATTTTGAACGTGTTCCTGTGCATGTGGTTTATCGCGATCAGTCGTATGCCGTGATCAAGAATGACGGATCGGTCTTTCCGGGAGATGTTGTCGCACTGCGTGGTGCGCATCAATTGCAGATGGCCCTCAAGAATAAGTCGGGTGGCGGAGTTGATCCGCACGCCGGGCACAGTCATTAA
- a CDS encoding ribonuclease D: protein MTESLMTQQHEFEAFCKSIRQAGIVGFDTEFISEFTWRPELCLLQLATPDRAVLVDPFEVRDLAPWWEIMLDPDIVVVAHGGREEARFCVTNTGQAPVNFKDVQIAEGFRGRSFPLGYDALVKRVLGHKSHGKETRSDWRRRPLTKSQVHYALEDVQHILPIWAKQSADLKKKNRLAWVEDEFTRLVRDVVLERADEAWLKLPGLHKLNSRELAVAKNVFWWREHEAEARDKPARRILRDDLLIELARRQPANIDELVATRDMNRTEYRKAAAEILAAIDTALTLPEDQLPSRPPEPEDDQSHDEQLLGQLLGIALANRCAEMNVAMSIVGKTADLRHLVRWHVFGDKRHGTPRLMQGWRAEVCGDLLSNVLDGKISLRVADPQSDHPLVFEYRSDEGIVEKTSRLGPAKRPVRPSRRKPKSS, encoded by the coding sequence ATGACCGAATCGTTGATGACTCAGCAGCATGAGTTTGAAGCATTCTGCAAATCCATCCGTCAAGCGGGGATTGTGGGGTTCGATACGGAGTTTATTTCGGAGTTTACCTGGCGTCCCGAATTGTGCCTGCTGCAGCTGGCGACACCTGATCGAGCAGTTCTGGTCGATCCGTTTGAAGTGCGTGATCTGGCTCCCTGGTGGGAGATCATGCTGGATCCTGACATCGTGGTGGTGGCGCATGGTGGTCGCGAAGAAGCGCGGTTCTGTGTCACCAACACGGGACAGGCTCCGGTCAACTTTAAAGACGTGCAGATTGCGGAAGGATTTCGAGGTCGGAGTTTTCCATTGGGTTACGATGCGCTGGTGAAGCGTGTTCTGGGTCATAAATCCCACGGGAAAGAGACACGTTCGGACTGGCGGCGAAGACCATTGACGAAGTCGCAGGTGCATTATGCCCTCGAAGACGTGCAGCACATCCTGCCCATCTGGGCGAAACAATCGGCCGATTTGAAGAAAAAAAATCGACTGGCCTGGGTTGAAGATGAATTCACCCGACTGGTTCGCGATGTGGTACTGGAACGAGCGGACGAGGCCTGGTTAAAGCTGCCTGGGCTGCACAAGTTGAATTCCCGCGAACTGGCTGTGGCCAAGAATGTTTTCTGGTGGCGGGAGCATGAAGCGGAGGCGCGTGATAAGCCTGCACGACGCATCTTGCGGGATGACCTGTTGATTGAGCTGGCTCGACGCCAGCCAGCTAACATTGATGAACTGGTCGCGACCCGGGATATGAATCGGACAGAGTATCGCAAGGCGGCCGCAGAGATTCTCGCAGCGATTGATACCGCCCTGACGCTCCCTGAAGATCAGTTGCCTTCGAGGCCCCCGGAGCCGGAGGACGATCAGTCGCATGATGAGCAATTGCTGGGTCAGCTTCTTGGAATTGCGCTGGCCAACCGGTGTGCTGAAATGAATGTGGCCATGTCGATTGTGGGGAAGACGGCTGACCTGAGGCATCTGGTGAGATGGCATGTCTTTGGGGACAAGCGGCATGGAACACCCCGGCTGATGCAGGGCTGGAGAGCCGAAGTATGCGGCGACCTGCTCAGTAATGTCCTCGATGGAAAAATCTCGTTGCGAGTGGCCGACCCGCAATCGGATCATCCGCTGGTGTTCGAGTATCGCAGTGATGAAGGGATTGTCGAGAAAACCTCGCGACTAGGACCAGCGAAGCGGCCTGTGAGACCATCTCGCCGGAAGCCTAAATCTTCGTGA
- a CDS encoding phytanoyl-CoA dioxygenase family protein: MLKDQFQAVPDSSQLQQIERDLRFYPTTNAHPQVLSQEQVEQFNRDGYIKDLTIFSPSEIASIRQQFDELLSRTLATGADSYSISSAHLKYGFCWDLLTNSRIVAIVKDLLGENVVAWGSHFFCKMPGDGKAVAWHQDASYWPLSPSRNVTAWLAIDDADIENGCMRFIAGSHQYGHMTFRESNPAEHNVLNQTIENPWQFGHEVIDSLAAGQISIHSDLLLHGSEANNSSRRRCGLTLRYAAAEVRAALDWNQKGVIVSGSDPSGHWANRPRPTRDLPE, from the coding sequence TTGCTCAAAGATCAATTTCAGGCCGTGCCAGATTCATCACAACTCCAGCAGATCGAACGCGATCTGCGCTTCTACCCAACCACAAATGCACACCCACAAGTCCTTTCTCAAGAACAAGTTGAGCAATTTAACCGTGATGGATACATCAAGGATCTGACGATCTTTTCCCCTTCGGAAATCGCCTCGATCCGCCAGCAATTCGATGAATTACTTTCTCGCACACTGGCGACGGGGGCTGATAGTTATTCCATCAGTTCGGCACATCTCAAGTATGGATTCTGCTGGGATCTGCTGACGAATTCCCGCATTGTGGCGATTGTCAAAGATCTGCTGGGTGAAAATGTCGTCGCCTGGGGTTCGCATTTCTTCTGCAAAATGCCCGGAGACGGTAAAGCCGTCGCCTGGCATCAGGATGCCAGCTATTGGCCTCTGAGCCCTTCTCGCAATGTGACTGCCTGGCTCGCCATCGACGATGCTGACATCGAAAATGGTTGCATGCGATTTATCGCCGGCTCGCATCAATACGGGCACATGACCTTCCGCGAAAGTAATCCCGCCGAACATAATGTCCTCAATCAGACCATTGAAAATCCCTGGCAATTTGGCCACGAAGTCATCGACTCGCTGGCAGCAGGGCAGATTTCCATTCACTCTGATCTTTTGCTCCATGGTTCCGAAGCCAACAATTCCTCCCGACGTCGTTGCGGATTAACTCTTCGCTATGCCGCTGCAGAAGTCCGTGCGGCTCTCGACTGGAATCAGAAAGGAGTCATCGTCAGTGGCAGCGATCCCTCAGGACACTGGGCAAATCGTCCACGCCCCACTCGGGATCTTCCCGAGTGA
- the recJ gene encoding single-stranded-DNA-specific exonuclease RecJ — MVSTERRVWQYAHVDQESIRRLAAELQISPLLARVLVARKIHTREMGLKFFSRKLSELHDPEQLPGISQAADRIVEAIKHQRLITIYGDYDVDGVTATSLLWHCIRLAGGRSEYYIPARLEEGYGLNSTAIETLAAQDPSQLVVSVDCGITSLIEARRARELGLELIITDHHQFAENFPEETILVHPRLPGSSYPFGELCGAGVAFKLAWAVCARLGDGKKASPRMKEFLLSAIGLAAIGTVADVVPLMGENRVLVHYGLSTIGEKSSIGLKALIKAAGLHEKTSLAADDIGFSLGPRINAAGRLGQARLAVELLTTDNEDRAQKLAAYLDELNKQRQSLERKMFKQAKDLVNDHPAWSEEKALVLTHDEWHAGVIGIVAGKVAESFQRPAILLGPSTSADILQGSGRSFAGFNLHEGLVACREHLITFGGHHAAVGMKLSRKHLEAFRASLVDFVSQNHSVEPGSAPLPIDAEVTFQEISTRAIEELDLLAPFGSANPRPMFAATRVELAAPPKTMGEGGRHLSLLLKQHDKTLRAVAFGQGEWADEIAAHAAIHLAFQPIINEFRGQRNVDLHIKDWAPAT, encoded by the coding sequence ATGGTCTCGACAGAGCGGCGGGTCTGGCAATATGCACATGTCGATCAAGAATCCATTCGCAGGCTGGCCGCAGAACTGCAGATCAGCCCACTCCTGGCTCGCGTCCTTGTCGCCCGTAAGATTCATACCCGCGAAATGGGTTTGAAGTTCTTCTCCCGCAAACTCAGCGAACTTCACGATCCCGAACAGTTGCCGGGCATCAGTCAAGCCGCCGACCGCATCGTTGAAGCCATTAAACATCAGCGACTCATCACGATATACGGCGATTACGATGTCGATGGTGTCACTGCCACCAGCCTCTTGTGGCATTGTATCCGTCTCGCGGGTGGTCGCTCCGAATACTATATTCCAGCCCGTCTCGAAGAAGGTTACGGGCTCAACAGCACGGCCATCGAAACTCTCGCAGCCCAGGATCCATCCCAGCTCGTCGTCAGTGTCGATTGTGGCATTACCAGTCTTATCGAAGCCAGACGCGCCCGCGAACTCGGCCTCGAACTGATCATTACTGATCATCACCAGTTTGCCGAAAATTTCCCGGAAGAAACGATTCTCGTCCACCCTCGTCTGCCCGGTAGCAGCTACCCATTCGGCGAGCTTTGCGGTGCCGGCGTCGCCTTCAAACTCGCCTGGGCTGTCTGTGCTCGATTAGGGGATGGCAAAAAGGCTTCTCCCCGCATGAAAGAGTTTCTCTTAAGTGCCATTGGCCTGGCAGCCATCGGTACCGTTGCCGACGTCGTTCCCTTAATGGGAGAAAACCGTGTTCTCGTTCACTATGGCCTTTCCACCATCGGCGAGAAATCCTCCATTGGTCTGAAGGCACTCATCAAAGCGGCTGGACTTCACGAAAAAACATCTCTCGCGGCAGATGATATTGGCTTTTCCCTGGGCCCACGAATTAATGCTGCAGGCCGCTTAGGGCAAGCCCGCCTCGCTGTCGAACTCCTGACGACCGATAACGAAGATCGAGCGCAGAAACTGGCTGCCTACCTCGATGAACTCAACAAACAGCGACAATCGCTCGAACGAAAAATGTTCAAGCAGGCCAAAGATCTCGTCAACGATCACCCTGCCTGGAGCGAAGAAAAAGCACTCGTGCTCACCCATGACGAATGGCATGCCGGCGTGATTGGTATCGTCGCTGGCAAAGTGGCTGAAAGTTTTCAACGACCTGCCATTCTCCTGGGCCCTTCGACTTCAGCCGATATTCTGCAAGGCTCTGGCCGCTCATTCGCCGGATTTAATCTGCATGAAGGGCTGGTCGCTTGCCGGGAGCACCTTATTACGTTCGGTGGTCACCATGCGGCAGTCGGCATGAAGTTGTCCCGCAAGCATTTGGAGGCATTCCGGGCGTCGCTGGTCGATTTTGTCTCTCAGAATCACTCGGTCGAACCAGGTTCAGCCCCTTTGCCGATCGATGCCGAAGTGACTTTTCAGGAAATCAGCACGCGCGCTATTGAAGAACTCGATCTGCTGGCCCCTTTTGGCAGTGCCAACCCTCGCCCCATGTTCGCCGCGACTCGTGTGGAACTGGCTGCACCACCGAAAACCATGGGTGAAGGGGGACGCCACTTATCGCTCCTGCTCAAGCAGCACGATAAAACCTTGCGGGCCGTCGCGTTTGGCCAGGGAGAATGGGCTGACGAGATTGCCGCACACGCCGCGATTCACCTGGCCTTTCAGCCCATCATCAATGAATTCCGTGGCCAGAGAAATGTCGACCTGCACATTAAAGACTGGGCCCCCGCCACTTAA
- a CDS encoding tetratricopeptide repeat protein, which produces MYSFDRSGLESIRLGHHEFASNDNTLRLHGIPAMVDFGTQEDNNRRKKIANEWWKKGTEAMSRQNWDFAIEMFGNAVQFFPEFMNYRQALRGVEEKKYGNNKTGARMVFLKVNSLRGRVKKARTAKDWAEMDKAAEEGLALNPWDGQFNHDVGECCRERGFEEVATWAYEKAVQSEPENKTFLISLADIYEQRGNYQGAVGIYQRLAKLEPLNGSYRSKITQLGASQTIDRGGYEKAKDTQEVKRGYEHDRLTKAEEADGPGMSIEADLQRQIRKEPENVGHYVKLAEYYRKEGKFAEQAEILKKGLEVSSDPNLREQWEDVEILLTKRQLEQLRDAAEKGDANAKAKAAEIAKELIAREVDVFTRRIDRYPADLKIKFELAERYFRLKKYSQAIPLYQQAANDPRNEATVLVNLGKCFLAEKRNDLARRQFEKAVSKLNFQDTPDPYKECHYILARLYEQSEDNTKAENHYNEVLAVDYSYKDTRERLEKIQGAAG; this is translated from the coding sequence GTGTACTCTTTCGATAGATCTGGTCTGGAGTCGATCCGGCTGGGTCATCATGAATTCGCATCGAACGACAATACTTTGAGACTTCACGGGATTCCTGCGATGGTCGATTTTGGAACTCAGGAAGATAATAACCGCCGGAAAAAAATCGCCAATGAATGGTGGAAAAAGGGGACGGAGGCGATGTCCCGGCAGAACTGGGACTTTGCCATCGAGATGTTTGGCAATGCCGTGCAATTCTTCCCTGAGTTTATGAACTATCGTCAGGCCTTGCGGGGTGTCGAGGAGAAGAAATACGGCAATAACAAGACTGGCGCCCGGATGGTTTTCCTGAAGGTGAACAGTTTGCGGGGCCGGGTGAAGAAGGCACGCACAGCCAAAGACTGGGCGGAGATGGATAAGGCCGCCGAAGAAGGACTGGCGCTGAACCCTTGGGATGGGCAGTTCAATCATGATGTGGGTGAATGCTGCCGTGAACGAGGATTTGAAGAGGTGGCCACTTGGGCTTATGAGAAAGCGGTTCAATCTGAACCTGAAAATAAGACTTTTCTGATCTCGCTGGCGGACATTTACGAGCAGCGTGGCAACTATCAGGGGGCGGTCGGTATCTATCAGCGATTGGCCAAGCTGGAGCCTTTGAATGGATCGTATCGATCCAAGATTACGCAATTGGGTGCCAGCCAGACCATTGATCGTGGTGGGTACGAAAAGGCAAAAGATACTCAGGAAGTGAAGCGTGGTTACGAGCATGATCGATTGACGAAGGCCGAAGAAGCCGACGGGCCGGGAATGTCGATCGAAGCCGATTTGCAAAGGCAGATTCGTAAAGAGCCAGAGAATGTGGGCCACTATGTGAAGTTGGCCGAGTATTACCGTAAGGAAGGAAAGTTCGCCGAACAGGCGGAGATACTGAAGAAAGGGTTGGAAGTTTCCAGTGATCCCAATTTGCGAGAGCAATGGGAAGATGTGGAGATTCTTCTGACAAAGCGACAACTCGAACAGTTACGCGACGCTGCCGAAAAGGGAGATGCGAACGCCAAAGCCAAAGCGGCTGAAATTGCGAAAGAGTTGATTGCCCGGGAAGTGGACGTGTTCACACGCCGAATTGATCGGTATCCGGCTGATCTAAAGATCAAGTTCGAACTGGCCGAGCGATACTTCCGGTTGAAGAAGTATTCTCAGGCGATCCCACTCTATCAGCAGGCGGCGAATGATCCTCGCAATGAGGCGACAGTGCTGGTCAATCTCGGGAAGTGCTTCCTTGCTGAGAAAAGGAATGATCTGGCGCGCCGACAGTTCGAAAAGGCCGTTTCCAAATTAAATTTTCAGGATACCCCCGATCCTTACAAGGAATGTCATTACATACTGGCACGACTCTACGAACAATCAGAAGACAACACTAAAGCCGAGAACCATTACAACGAAGTACTGGCTGTCGATTACAGCTATAAAGATACTCGTGAGCGATTGGAGAAGATCCAGGGAGCAGCCGGTTAG
- a CDS encoding family 16 glycoside hydrolase: MKHLAFNPLVQHDLRDLVQSRFHLLSFDLNCLDQVQGFTRYENRFSTPPSHGLNLLTTVLLLALVLVFRRIQWESPPVTLQVKPTSPRSMTTLPSRRISRRSHHRRRQNSRWSTGDRPWKREVSPCRISSGLPGEGWDSTRKHEVEGSRTGDQVTFQGEEFTGTLSATGITVMNSDGNKIGELKKVIRKSPTLGTQPPEGAVVLFDEKGTNRFPGGKLSPEGWLMQGATSEPTFDDFSLHLEFMLSYAPDKLGQGRSNSGLYLQGRYEVQILDSFGLEGKDNEAAYIPSVLRGQHVLPASAMADL; the protein is encoded by the coding sequence ATGAAGCATCTTGCTTTCAATCCACTCGTGCAGCATGATCTTCGAGATCTCGTCCAATCCAGGTTCCACTTGCTGAGTTTCGATCTGAATTGTCTCGATCAAGTTCAAGGATTCACCCGCTATGAAAACCGTTTTTCTACTCCACCGTCACATGGGCTGAATCTCCTCACGACGGTACTGCTGTTAGCCCTGGTGCTGGTTTTTCGACGCATTCAGTGGGAATCACCTCCTGTCACGCTGCAGGTGAAACCGACGTCACCAAGGTCGATGACGACTTTGCCCTCCAGGAGAATATCGCGGCGAAGTCACCATCGAAGAAGGCAAAATTCCCGTTGGAGCACAGGTGATCGCCCGTGGAAAAGGGAAGTTTCGCCTTGTCGGATATCCTCTGGCCTCCCCGGTGAAGGATGGGATTCCACCCGTAAGCATGAAGTGGAAGGGTCGCGAACCGGCGATCAGGTCACGTTTCAGGGAGAAGAATTTACTGGCACTCTCTCAGCAACTGGCATCACCGTCATGAACAGTGACGGCAACAAAATTGGCGAGCTGAAGAAAGTCATTCGCAAAAGCCCGACTTTAGGAACGCAGCCTCCCGAAGGGGCTGTTGTCCTCTTTGACGAAAAAGGCACCAATCGGTTTCCCGGCGGCAAACTCTCCCCTGAGGGCTGGCTGATGCAGGGGGCGACCAGCGAACCAACTTTTGATGACTTCTCACTCCACCTCGAATTCATGCTCTCCTACGCGCCGGATAAGCTGGGGCAAGGGCGAAGCAACAGCGGTTTATATCTGCAGGGTCGCTACGAAGTGCAGATTCTCGATTCTTTTGGCCTCGAAGGAAAAGACAACGAGGCGGCATATATACCGTCAGTGCTCCGCGGTCAACATGTGCTTCCCGCCTCTGCAATGGCAGACTTATGA
- a CDS encoding DUF1080 domain-containing protein, translated as MDFTAARFDESGKKLEDAKVTVRHNGTLIHKEIKIPKATTAAPLPVKPTPGPIFLQDHGDQVRFRNIWVLPKSSTK; from the coding sequence GTGGACTTTACAGCCGCTCGCTTTGATGAGAGTGGCAAGAAGCTCGAAGACGCCAAAGTCACTGTTCGTCACAATGGCACATTGATTCATAAAGAGATCAAAATCCCGAAAGCCACGACAGCAGCACCACTCCCCGTGAAACCCACACCCGGCCCGATTTTCTTACAGGATCATGGCGATCAGGTACGATTTCGGAATATCTGGGTACTCCCCAAATCCTCAACGAAATAA
- a CDS encoding polysaccharide deacetylase family protein, whose translation MADIPPPTILANLSRDEQNFEIGNCQQRLTEELGKACRWFSFPVGGRGSFNNDTRELLAYHGFDWSFTYFGGYGTATRVDSLAVPRMAVETNVTRDLFDAILTLPQCFHRR comes from the coding sequence TTGGCGGACATACCACCACCCACGATCCTGGCGAACCTATCCCGCGATGAACAGAATTTCGAGATTGGCAACTGCCAGCAGCGATTGACGGAAGAGCTTGGTAAAGCGTGCCGGTGGTTCAGCTTCCCGGTGGGGGGGCGAGGGAGTTTTAACAACGACACCCGTGAGCTGTTAGCCTATCACGGCTTCGACTGGTCATTTACCTATTTCGGAGGTTACGGCACAGCCACCCGGGTCGATTCTTTAGCTGTGCCGCGCATGGCTGTCGAAACCAATGTGACGCGCGACCTGTTCGACGCCATCCTGACGCTGCCTCAATGCTTTCACCGCAGGTGA
- a CDS encoding polysaccharide deacetylase family protein — MSLDFDVIRPEELTEAFSRRRGRHVMLTFDDGYIDNYEFAYPILKAYNTPCVFFVTTGFIDDQLVPWWDEIAWMVRTSPRDHLPASEWYMETITFDEPDRQKAVKTLLKRYKTLNGGRTKLFMSYLGEALGTGRAPELIGEKLWMNWDQIREMQRGGMSFGGHTTTHDPGEPIPR; from the coding sequence GTGAGTCTCGACTTTGATGTGATTCGTCCCGAAGAATTGACAGAGGCCTTCAGTCGTCGTCGAGGTCGGCATGTCATGCTGACATTCGATGATGGATACATTGATAACTACGAATTTGCATATCCGATTTTGAAGGCTTACAACACGCCTTGCGTGTTTTTTGTGACGACTGGTTTTATCGATGATCAGCTTGTGCCGTGGTGGGATGAGATTGCCTGGATGGTCAGGACATCACCACGCGACCACTTACCGGCCAGTGAGTGGTATATGGAAACCATCACATTCGATGAGCCGGATCGCCAGAAAGCTGTGAAAACCCTGTTGAAACGCTACAAGACGCTCAATGGAGGTCGGACGAAGCTCTTCATGAGCTACCTGGGTGAAGCTTTAGGCACTGGCCGGGCTCCTGAGCTTATCGGTGAGAAGTTGTGGATGAACTGGGACCAGATTCGAGAAATGCAGCGTGGCGGCATGTCTTTTGGCGGACATACCACCACCCACGATCCTGGCGAACCTATCCCGCGATGA
- a CDS encoding ammonium transporter produces MGGADTGSPTGWLAKLGFVDFAGSTVVHSIGGWFSLAAVMIIGPRLGRFDTKAPRIRGHNLVLATCGVMLLWVGWFGFNGGSTLALNAQVPRILVATNLAAIASCLTALFMAWWIEKRAIVEMTLNGALGGLVAVTASCHIIPFWGAVLLGVGAGVISVAVTYLLDDFKIDDVVSAVPVHAACGLFGTVFSGHSLLLSKVSSTA; encoded by the coding sequence ATGGGCGGGGCGGATACAGGATCTCCCACCGGCTGGCTGGCAAAGCTGGGCTTTGTCGATTTCGCAGGCTCTACAGTGGTCCACTCGATTGGCGGATGGTTTTCTTTAGCAGCCGTTATGATCATTGGCCCCAGACTGGGACGCTTTGATACCAAAGCACCTCGCATTCGTGGACATAACCTCGTTCTGGCAACTTGCGGTGTCATGCTCCTCTGGGTCGGCTGGTTTGGCTTTAATGGCGGCAGCACGTTAGCACTCAACGCACAGGTTCCTCGAATTCTGGTTGCTACCAATCTGGCTGCAATTGCCAGTTGTTTAACAGCTCTCTTTATGGCCTGGTGGATCGAGAAACGTGCCATTGTTGAAATGACGCTCAACGGGGCATTGGGCGGGCTCGTGGCCGTGACCGCGTCATGCCACATTATTCCCTTTTGGGGAGCGGTCCTCTTGGGTGTTGGTGCCGGTGTCATCTCCGTCGCAGTTACTTATTTACTCGATGATTTCAAGATCGACGATGTCGTCTCTGCAGTTCCTGTTCACGCAGCCTGTGGACTCTTTGGAACCGTCTTCTCTGGCCACTCTTTACTCCTGAGCAAAGTTTCCAGCACGGCATGA